The DNA sequence CCACGCCCAAATCATCCTCAACGGctaccaaaacgacgtcgtcacCGTCACCAAGCTCACCCACAAGTTCTCCGACCTCAAGGCCATACGCCACGCACGTGACCTCGTCTTCTCCTTCCCAAGACCCGACCTTTTCCTCTTCAACGTCCTCATCAAAGGCTTCGCCACCAATGCCTCACCTTCGTCTTCGATTTCTCTCTACACCCACCTCAGAAAAAGCACCACTCTTTGCCCTGATAAGTACACCTACGCTTTTGCCATCTCCGCCGCTTCGGGTTTTAGAGATGAGTTGTATGGGGTTCTGCTCCACGCGCACTCGGTTGTTGATGGGTTGGGGTCGAATTTGTACGTGGGTTCCATTTTGGTGGACTTTTACTTCAAGTTTTCCAGGGTTGGGATTGCGCAGAAGGTGTTCGACGAAATGCCTGACAAGGATACTGTGCTGTGGAACACGATGGTTTCTGGGTTGGTGAGGAATTGTTACTATGCGGACGCGGTTCGGGTTTTTAGAGACATGGTTGTGGGTGGGAATGGTTTTGATTCGACAACTTTGGCTACATTGCTTCCTGCGGTGGCGGAGCTGCAGGAGCTGAATGCAGGGATGTGGGTGCAGTGTTTGGCTGTGAAAGTTGGGTTTCATGATGATGTTCATGTGCTTACTGGGTTGGTTTCGTTGTATTCGAAATGCGGGGAGCTTGGGACGGCTAGGATGGTGTTTGGGATGATTGGTGAGCCGGATTTGGTGTGTTATAATGCGATGATTGCCGGGTATACTTGTAATGATGAAACAGTGTTGGCAGTTGGTCTTTTTAAGGAGTTGCTTGGTTATGGGGAGAAAGTTAATTCGAGCACAATTGTGGGGTTGGTTCCTGTGTCTTCTCCTTTTGGTCATCTGCAGCTCACTCGCTCTCTTCAAAGTTTCTGTGTGAAATCTGGCATTGTTTCGCATCCTTCTGTTTCGACTGCCTTAGTTACTGTTTACTGTAGACTGAATGAGATTGAGTCGGCAAGGCAGCTTTTTGATGAGTCTGCGAAGAGAACTTTGGCGTCTTGGAATGCCATGATCTCAGGGTATACCCAAAATGGGCTAACAGAGACTGCGATATCTCTTTTCCGGGAAATGATGTCTGAGTTCAGTCCAAATCCTGTTACGGTTACTACCATTCTTTCTGCCTGTGCTCAGCTTGGAGCTTTGAGTCTTGGGAAATGGGTTCATGGTTTGATTAAGAGCAAAAATCTTGAGTCTAACATCTATGTGTTGACTGCTCTAGTTGACATGTATGCAAAGTGTGGGAGCATTGCGGAAGCTAGGCAATTATTTGACTTGATGACTGAGAAAAATGTAGTCACTTGGAATGCCATGATATCTGGTTATGGCCTCCATGGTGATGGCCATGAAGCACTGAAACTCTTTAATGAGATGTTGGATTCTGGGATCCCCCCAAGCGGcgtttcttttctctctgtcttGTATGCTTGCAGCCATGCTGGTTTGGTGAGAGAAGGAGATGAAATCTTCCATAAAATGGTTCATAACCATCAGTTTGTGCCCGTAGCTGAGCACTACGCCTGCATGGTTGACATCTTTGGCAGAGCTGGACAGTTAGAGAAGGCCTTGGAATTTATAAAGAAAATGCCGGTTGAGCCAGGATCTGCTGTTTGGGGAGCCTTGCTTGGTGCATGTAAGATACACAAAGACACTAAACTGGCACGTTTGGCTTCCGAAAAGCTACTTGAATTGGATCCAGATAATACAGGATATTATGTCTTGTTCTCTAATATATTATCAGCCGACGGGAACTTTCCAAAGGCTGCTTCAGTCCGGCAGGTAGCCAAGCATAGAAATTTGGCAAAGACTCCTGGATGCACTCTTGTTGAGATTGGTGACACCCCACATGTCTTCACCTGTGGAGATCAATCCCATCCTCAAGCAACAGAAATCTATAAGATGCTAGACAAGTTAACAGGAAAGATGAGGGAGACTGGATTTCAAACTGAAACAGGAACTGCTTTGCATGAtgtggaggaggaagagaaggagTTAATGGTGAATGTTCATAGTGAGAAGTTGGCCATTGCTTTTGCCCTTATTTCTACTGCACCTGGAACAGAAATCAGAATCATCAAGAACCTACGGGTTTGTTTAGATTGCCATAATGCAACTAAATTTATATCCAAGATCACAGAGAGAGTTATTGTAGTTAGAGATGCTAACAGATTCCATCATTTTAAAGACGGTGTTTGTTCTTGTGGAGACTACTGGTGAACAAGAAGTCATTCAATACTGGTTAAGGTGTACCATGATGCAAGCATCTAGTCTGCAGTTTATTCTTCTCACTGGTAAAGTTttgttctcttttctctttaagTTAAATTATAACTGGTCATCTGATCAATTATCCCATCTATAACGTAGTAAGTAAATGAAGACAACCCTGCAATTTATACATAAATTGGAAATTGAAAAATTGATTGGAAACATTTAGTTGCCAGAAGTAAACACTTACAAATACAAAACTGTATACATTTCACTCAAGCTACAAAAAACTTTATACTCTAGCTTTATTCACTCTGATGGATCTCCTTTCTATTGGTTCAACTTCATAATTTGTAAAGCCAAGAATTTGTATCCTCTGGAGATGCAAATTTCAAGAAAGACAAAAGATACAAGTATTTTCAGCAATtgattccacattgctttgtggTAGGTCCTTTGGTTTTCAACACAAATGGGTCGATTCGAACCCAGAGTAAGGAGAAAATAGAAGCCAGGAGCACAGACCATATGACAACAATTGTTGGCGTACGGTTCTGCCTCCCCATCAGACCTTTAAGGAATGGATATAGATGGACAATCACCCAGAAGGCAAAGAAGAGCTTTCCAAATAGAGGTCCCCATGATTCGTACCCATTGTTTATGGCATCTGAAATCCCAGCAACTACTCCAACAAGGTTAATGATTAAGATAGTGGTTGGAGGGATTAGGAGAGTTGTCCATTTAAAGGCGTACAACTCTCCAAAATCCTCATCATCTGCAGACTTGGCTGTGACAGTGAAGCTGGTGTCAATTCCAGCCAAGACCTTCAGAAGACCTTGGATAACAGCGTAGAGGTGAGCTGACACACCGCCAATCACCCAGAATTGCTCATTTCTCCACCATTCTTCAATACTCACTCCACTCCATCTCAGCTCAAGAATGCCGGTACCAAAGATTGAAAGGAACagagcaatgaagaagagactTGCGAAAGTGCTTATCTGGAATGAAATAGAAATTTGTCAGATGACAACATAACATTTGTCAGATTTCTGGAATAAAATTATTTAGATTTCTCATTGCATCAGGACACCTCTTTCTCTAGTCTTTGTGTGTCGACAGATAATTACTGTGAATGCATCTAATCTTTCTTGAAGTGcagttattttca is a window from the Rosa chinensis cultivar Old Blush chromosome 2, RchiOBHm-V2, whole genome shotgun sequence genome containing:
- the LOC112184398 gene encoding pentatricopeptide repeat-containing protein At4g30700; its protein translation is MISRNISSCSSAHRDRNFFLGLLKKATTLSLLTQTHAQIILNGYQNDVVTVTKLTHKFSDLKAIRHARDLVFSFPRPDLFLFNVLIKGFATNASPSSSISLYTHLRKSTTLCPDKYTYAFAISAASGFRDELYGVLLHAHSVVDGLGSNLYVGSILVDFYFKFSRVGIAQKVFDEMPDKDTVLWNTMVSGLVRNCYYADAVRVFRDMVVGGNGFDSTTLATLLPAVAELQELNAGMWVQCLAVKVGFHDDVHVLTGLVSLYSKCGELGTARMVFGMIGEPDLVCYNAMIAGYTCNDETVLAVGLFKELLGYGEKVNSSTIVGLVPVSSPFGHLQLTRSLQSFCVKSGIVSHPSVSTALVTVYCRLNEIESARQLFDESAKRTLASWNAMISGYTQNGLTETAISLFREMMSEFSPNPVTVTTILSACAQLGALSLGKWVHGLIKSKNLESNIYVLTALVDMYAKCGSIAEARQLFDLMTEKNVVTWNAMISGYGLHGDGHEALKLFNEMLDSGIPPSGVSFLSVLYACSHAGLVREGDEIFHKMVHNHQFVPVAEHYACMVDIFGRAGQLEKALEFIKKMPVEPGSAVWGALLGACKIHKDTKLARLASEKLLELDPDNTGYYVLFSNILSADGNFPKAASVRQVAKHRNLAKTPGCTLVEIGDTPHVFTCGDQSHPQATEIYKMLDKLTGKMRETGFQTETGTALHDVEEEEKELMVNVHSEKLAIAFALISTAPGTEIRIIKNLRVCLDCHNATKFISKITERVIVVRDANRFHHFKDGVCSCGDYW